In Trichoderma asperellum chromosome 1, complete sequence, a single window of DNA contains:
- a CDS encoding uncharacterized protein (BUSCO:EOG092D339Q) has translation METRIVRVAPGKGQLLGRFDSSDGASKLEEWHISPDAGEAIAVLKDTAKYLRTSDTPVAFPTETVYGLGADATRSGSVKGIYSAKGRPSDNPLIIHISDLHMLRELLGKKRDDQDAIPSKYKVLIERFWPGPLTILLPNPQPSKLAPEVTAGLETFGARMPSSPLALSLIKLAGVPLAAPSANASTKPSPTAAQHVKDDLDGRIEIILDGGPCQVGVESTVVDGLCEPPVVLRPGGISMEELRSCPGWENVVKAYKDHSEEGKSAPRAPGMKYKHYSPKARVVLYESTYKAGDEGVLPSDFEVVSATENGSTEKTNGHTAKRIGVIRTQRWKSGAGLQCGPLQPAPINQDAHDEEYLNPAYSVYKGDLKNNQGQVIGELFDIDLGQDAKRIAQGLFSALRELDRRSIDTIFVDGIENELDIAAAVMNRLRKAASEIRS, from the coding sequence ATGGAGACGAGAATAGTCCGAGTTGCTCCCGGCAAGGGGCAGCTCCTTGGACGGTTTGACTCATCAGACGGCGCTTCAAAGCTCGAAGAATGGCACATCTCACCGGATGCCGGAGAAGCCATCGCGGTTCTTAAAGATACGGCCAAGTATCTCCGAACCAGCGATACACCTGTAGCTTTCCCTACGGAGACGGTTTATGGCCTCGGTGCGGATGCGACTCGAAGCGGCTCTGTGAAGGGCATCTATTCGGCCAAGGGCAGACCTTCAGACAACCCCCTCATCATCCACATTTCAGACTTACACATGCTGCGCGAGCTtttggggaagaagagagacgaCCAAGATGCGATACCAAGCAAGTATAAAGTGCTGATAGAGCGCTTCTGGCCCGGCCCTCTGACGATATTGCTGCCTAACCCGCAGCCTTCGAAGCTGGCCCCCGAGGTTACCGCAGGGCTCGAGACATTTGGCGCGAGGATGCCGTCCTCGCCTTTGGCTTTGAGCCTCATCAAACTTGCCGGAGTGCCCTTGGCTGCTCCATCTGCAAACGCCTCTACCAAGCCATCACCCACAGCCGCACAGCACGTCAAGGATGACCTGGATGGACGGATTGAGATTATCCTCGATGGGGGCCCCTGCCAAGTTGGTGTTGAGAGCACCGTCGTGGATGGTCTCTGCGAGCCCCCCGTGGTGCTTCGGCCAGGAGGCATTAGCATGGAAGAGCTTCGAAGCTGCCCCGGCTGGGAGAACGTCGTCAAGGCCTACAAGGATCACAGCGAGGAGGGAAAATCAGCGCCGAGAGCTCCAGGGATGAAATACAAGCATTACAGCCCCAAGGCGAGAGTGGTGCTCTACGAGTCTACGTATAAGGCTGGCGATGAGGGCGTTTTGCCATCAGACTTTGAGGTTGTCAGCGCCACAGAGAATGGTAGTACGGAAAAGACAAACGGCCATACGGCAAAGAGAATAGGCGTCATTCGGACACAGCGATGGAAATCGGGAGCTGGTCTCCAATGTGGTCCTTTACAGCCTGCCCCCATCAACCAGGATGCCCATGATGAGGAATATCTCAACCCTGCGTATTCAGTATATAAGGGGGATCTCAAGAATAACCAGGGCCAGGTCATCGGCGAGCTATTTGATATAGACCTTGGACAGGACGCTAAGAGAATAGCTCAGGGGCTATTCTCAGCTTTGCGGGAATTGGATCGTCGGAGTATAGACACAATCTTCGTCGATGGGATAGAAAATGAGTTGGAcattgccgctgctgttaTGAATCGCCTTCGTAAGGCAGCATCAGAGATACGGTCATGA
- a CDS encoding uncharacterized protein (BUSCO:EOG092D0LJK) gives MSTPNRRQRDSQSATPRRSARQAEAAQMVSSPLFYQSSPAPSQGMDEVMGDVSSPLRQMSNSQSTQHASGPAPSSPLRQMTDTQSTNGDGNRTPRASGGLAGESSPIRYEPSSSPGRTPRLHSDLRSESSGLFVGSSRGTSYRRGDINSDTVRTPRAPRRVILDESGRVMREGQAPGSDAASFVNRDPNTSEADILGGPGQSLIWGTTVSIDDTFSTFKDFLRHFTLKYRMYRDGLSDAEVNASSDAESKPYWEALQNMLLLGTTRLYLDISDLNLYPPTRKLWHQIQAYPQEVVPVMDQSVHDLMLELAQAETMRNRPSQSSAGQQASQRSTQGSEPVFPSSDRPDEGITPTPRPRDEDPTLEDQVAASLYVVRPFGLDKLTNLRDLNPSDMDRLVSIKGLVIRTTPVIPDMKDAFFRCNVCNHSVNVGLDRGKIREPTECPRTMCASKNSMQIVHNRCSFEDKQVIKLQETPDSIPAGQTPHSVSVCVYNELVDFCKAGDRVQLTGIFRVSPVRVNPRQRAIKSIYKTYVDVLHVQKVDKKRLGADASTLGVEGEDETETGKNEMEETRRITAEDELKIREISRRPDIYELLARSLAPSIYEMDDVKKGILLQLFGGTNKTFQKGGSPKYRGDINILLCGDPSTSKSQMLSYIHKIAPRGVYTSGKGSSAVGLTAYVTRDPETRQLVLESGALVLSDGGVCCIDEFDKMNESTRSVLHEVMEQQTVSIAKAGIITTLNARTSILASANPIGSRYNPDLSVPQNIDLPPTLLSRFDLIYLILDRVDDKADRRLAKHLLSMYLEDKPQSAPTSDDILPVEFLTLYISYARSNIQPVISDEAAQELTDSYVAMRALGQDVRAAEKRITATTRQLESMIRLAEAHAKMRLSETVTRDDVQEAYRLIQSALKTAATDSEGRIDMSLLTEGTSSAERKRRSDLKDAALRLLDEMTAGGNTVRWSDVSRRLAESSSVPIEQAEFNEVMRTLEAENAIMVSGEGARKSVRRVTAVV, from the exons ATGTCGACGCCAAATCGAAGGCAGAGGGACTCGCAGTCCGCGACGCCTCGCCGTTCCGCACGGCAAGCTGAGGCCGCACAAATGGTGTCGAGTCCCTTGTTCTACCAGTCCTCGCCAGCTCCAAGCCAGGGCATGGATGAGGTCATGGGAGATGTTTCTTCGCCTCTGCGGCAGATGTCGAACAGCCAGAGCACGCAGCATGCCAGTGGGCCTGCGCCGAGCTCGCCCTTGAGGCAGATGACCGATACCCAGTCGACTAACGGTGATGGCAATCGAACTCCTCGGGCCAGCGGCGGCCTTGCGGGAG AATCATCTCCTATTCGATACGAACCCAGCTCCAGTCCCGGCCGAACCCCAAGGCTGCATTCGGATCTGCGCAGTGAAAGCAGTGGCCTCTTTGTTGGCTCCAGTCGGGGCACATCCTACAGACGTGGAGATATCAATTCAGACACGGTACGGACGCCACGTGCTCCTCGACGTGTTATTCTGGATGAATCTGGTCGAGTAATGCGAGAAGGCCAAGCTCCTGGATCTGATGCTGCCTCATTCGTAAACCGAGATCCCAACACCTCTGAGGCCGATATCCTGGGTGGCCCCGGCCAGAGTCTCATTTGGGGTACCACCGTGTCCATCGACGATACCTTTTCTACTTTCAAAGACTTCTTACGACACTTCACGCTCAAGTACCGCATGTACCGAGACGGCCTTTCAGATGCCGAGGTGAATGCTTCATCCGATGCCGAATCCAAGCCATATTGGGAGGCTCTGCAgaacatgctgctgctgggtacGACTCGACTCTATCTCGATATTTCAGACTTGAACCTCTACCCACCGACACGAAAGCTATGGCATCAGATTCAAGCCTATCCTCAGGAAGTAGTTCCTGTCATGGATCAATCTGTTCACGATCTGATGCTGGAGCTTGCTCAGGCTGAAACAATGAGAAACCGACCCTCCCAGAGCAGTGCCGGACAGCAAGCTTCCCAGCGAAGCACACAAGGCTCTGAACCAGTATTCCCCAGCTCTGACCGGCCAGATGAAGGCATCACTCCTACACCCCGCCCCCGAGATGAGGACCCTACATTGGAAGATCAGGTAGCAGCCTCACTATACGTCGTGCGTCCGTTTGGTCTTGACAAGTTGACCAACTTGCGAGATTTGAACCCTTCCG ACATGGACCGCCTCGTTTCCATCAAGGGTCTTGTTATCCGTACCACACCTGTTATCCCCGACATGAAGGATGCATTCTTCCGGTGTAACGTCTGCAATCATTCCGTCAATGTCGGCTTGGACAGAGGCAAGATTCGAGAGCCCACTGAATGCCCACGCACGATGTGCGCCTCAAAAAACTCAATGCAAATTGTGCACAACAGATGTTCATTCGAAGACAAGCAAGTCATTAAGCTCCAAGAGACCCCGGACAGCATCCCCGCTGGACAGACACCCCATTCAGTATCTGTATGCGTCTACAACGAGCTTGTTGATTTCTGCAAGGCTGGTGACCGTGTCCAGTTGACTGGCATTTTCCGTGTTAGCCCTGTGCGGGTAAACCCTCGACAAAGGGCTATCAAGAGCATCTACAAGACATATGTGGACGTCCTACACGTCCAAAAAGTCGATAAGAAACGTCTTGGGGCTGATGCATCTACACTTGGCGTGGAAGGTGAGGATGAGACGGAAACAGGAAAGaatgagatggaggagacCCGTCGCATTACGGCTGAAGATGAGCTCAAGATTCGGGAAATTTCACGTCGCCCTGACATTTACGAGCTTCTCGCGCGATCGCTCGCTCCCTCAATTTACGAAATGGACGACGTTAAGAAGGGtattctgctgcagctgttcGGTGGAACAAACAAGACCTTCCAAAAGGGCGGTAGCCCCAAATACAGAGGCGACATCAATATCCTACTTTGCGGTGACCCGTCCACCTCCAAATCGCAAATGCTTTCATATATCCACAAGATTGCCCCGCGTGGTGTATATACCAGCGGTAAAGGCTCTTCGGCCGTCGGTTTGACTGCGTACGTTACTCGCGATCCTGAAACGAGGCAATTGGTCCTCGAGTCCGGTGCCCTGGTACTTTCTGACGGGGGTGTTTGCTGTATCGATGAGTTTGACAAGATGAATGAGTCAACTCGATCTGTGCTTCACGAAGTGATGGAGCAGCAGACTGTGTCAATTGCCAAAGCCGGTATCATCACGACCCTCAACGCTCGAACTAGTATTCTTGCCTCTGCCAACCCAATCGGCAGTCGCTACAACCCTGATCTATCCGTTCCGCAAAATATCGATCTTCCACCCACCCTCCTCTCCCGTTTTGACCTTATCTATCTTATTCTCGACCGCGTAGATGATAAGGCTGATCGCCGATTGGCAAAACATCTTCTATCGATGTACTTGGAAGACAAGCCCCAATCAGCGCCTACCAGTGACGATATCCTCCCCGTCGAATTCCTTACTCTGTACATCTCATACGCACGCTCCAACATTCAGCCAGTGATCTCGGATGAAGCAGCCCAAGAGCTTACCGACAGCTACGTTGCCATGCGTGCTCTTGGACAAGACGTGCGCGCCGCTGAGAAGCGCATTACAGCCACCACTCGACAGCTGGAAAGTATGATCCGTCTCGCCGAAGCTCACGCCAAGATGCGACTCTCCGAAACTGTCACTAGGGACGATGTTCAAGAAGCTTACCGCCTCATTCAATCTGCTCTCAAGACTGCCGCTACAGACTCCGAAGGAAGAATTGACATGAGCCTGCTCACAGAAGGCACTAGCTCTGCTGAACGGAAGCGCCGCAGTGATCTCAAGGACGCGGCACTGCGGTTGCTCGACGAGATGACTGCCGGTGGAAACACCGTCCGCTGGAGCGACGTGTCTAGGAGGTTGGCTGAATCTTCCAGCGTGCCTATTGAGCAGGCTGAGTTTAATGAGGTGATGAGAACTTTGGAGGCCGAGAATGCCATCATGGTGTCTGGTGAGGGTGCGAGAAAGAGTGTTCGGAGAGTTACGGCCGTTGTTTAA
- a CDS encoding uncharacterized protein (EggNog:ENOG41~TransMembrane:2 (o735-759i779-795o)): MKFGEQLRSSIIREYQWYYIDYNGLKGELKDASGPLAGNGTGSRQWTENDETRFVGKLEAELEKVHTKQQVKAMEISRRIAVSEREVKEVVSRLNERGLGEEGPSEEEFLLLEEDLSDIIADVHDLAKFVQLNYTGFYKIIKKHDKMTGWHLRPAFDTRLKAKPFYKENYDASVIKLSKLYDLVRTRGNPVKGDSAAGGSQASFIRQTTKYWVHPDNVTELKLIILKHLPVLVFNASKEFEQQDQAITSIYYDNPEKWDLYEGRLKKTEGAEAIRLRWYGGMKTETIFVERKTHREDWTGEKSVKARFSIKEKNVNAYMKGELLPAAIFEKARKEGKKSEKAIAEDERLASEIQYSVLKHGYKPVCRSFYNRTAFQLPADARVRISLDTELTMVREDNLDGRTRSGDNWRRMDIGVDYPFSQLPPEDVERFPYAILEVKLQTQVGQEPPEWIRQLISSHLVEAVPKFSKFIHGTATLFPTRIKLLPFWMPQMDVDIRKPVTHDFGIRRPDISGTTTTSDDEEELDSDEEELATARRAAGNGESSRQGGRLRAVAADTEGQTVDTPGGNEDFPIYDSDEEYDENYELEEARRIGGWHYYRVLLSSKAHAAASKTWSVLKHVVPHPHGTQVPRSARLETLFGSGRVQTKRFRAPPGKKIYVPVRVEPKVYFAAERTFLGWLEYSIYISTIATTLLNFGDHPTPTAFWIAGVFTFLAIFSLFYSVGIYLYRSRSIRNRKAARYYDRWGPSVLCTALFVAAAFNFVYEGRERKYW, encoded by the exons atgaAGTTCGGCGAACAGTTACGGTCAAGCATCATCCGAGAGTACCAGTGGTACTACATCGATTACAATGGACTGAAGGGCGAGCTGAAGGACGCCTCGGGCCCTCTCGCCGGCAACGGCACTGGCTCCAGGCAGTGGACCGAGAACGACGAGACGCGCTTTGTGGGCAAGCTGGAGGCGGAGCTCGAAAAAGTCCATACCAAGCAGCAGGTCAAGGCTATGGAGATTTCTCGCCGCATTGCTGTCAGCGAGCGCGAGGTCAAGGAGGTCGTGAGCCGATTGAATGAGCGCGGCCTTGGAGAGGAGGGCCCCAGCGAAGAGGAgttcttgctgctggaggaggatCTGAGTGACATCATTGCCGACGTTCACGACCTGGCCAAGTTCGTTCAGCTCAATTATACCGGCTTctataagattattaaaaagcacgAT AAAATGACTGGATGGCATCTTCGACCTGCCTTCGATACTCGACTCAAGGCCAAGCCTTTCTACAAAGAAAACTACGACGCGTCCGTCATCAAGCTGTCTAAGCTGTACGATCTCGTCCGAACCCGAGGCAACCCCGTTAAAGGTGACAGCGCCGCCGGTGGCTCTCAAGCCAGCTTTATCCGACAAACGACTAAATACTGGGTGCATCCCGATAATGTCACCGAATTGAAGCTCATTATCCTCAAGCATTTGCCTGTTTTGGTTTTCAATGCTAGCAAAGAGTttgagcagcaagatcaGGCAATTACGTCAATCTACTACGATAACCCCGAGAAGTGGGATCTTTACGAGGGCCGATTGAAAAAGACGGAGGGTGCAGAGGCTATTCGACTTCGTTGGTACGGTGGTATGAAGACTGAGACCATTTTCGTTGAGCGCAAGACTCACCGAGAGGACTGGACTGGAGAAAAATCTGTCAAGGCTCGATTTTcgatcaaggagaagaatgtTAATGCTTACATGAAAGGCGAGCTGCTGCCCGCTGCCATTTTCGAGAAAGCACGCAAGGAGGGTAAGAAATCAGAAAAGGCCATTGCTGAGGACGAGAGGCTCGCTTCAGAAATCCAGTACTCAGTTTTGAAGCACGGATACAAGCCGGTCTGCCGCTCTTTCTATAACCGAACTGCTTTCCAGCTACCTGCCGACGCCCGAGTGCGAATTTCATTGGACACCGAGTTGACAATGGTTCGAGAAGATAATCTGGATGGCCGTACTCGCTCTGGCGACAACTGGAGACGTATGGACATTGGTGTCGACTACCCATTTTCTCAGCTTCCTCCTGAGGATGTTGAGCGCTTCCCTTACGCCATTCTTGAAGTGAAGCTCCAGACTCAAGTGGGACAAGAGCCGCCGGAGTGGATCAGACAGCTCATTTCATCTCATTTGGTTGAAGCTGTCCCCAAGTTCTCCAAATTCATCCACGGCACAGCGACTCTGTTCCCCACCCGCATCAAGCTGCTCCCTTTTTGGATGCCCCAGATGGATGTCGACATTCGCAAGCCCGTCACCCATGATTTCGGCATTCGTCGACCTGATATATCCGGAACAACCACTACGTcagatgacgaggaagagcTTGATTCTGATGAGGAAGAATTGGCCACGGCTCGTCGTGCTGCCGGCAATGGTGAATCTAGCAGACAGGGAGGTAGGCTTCGTGCTGTTGCTGCGGATACGGAAGGCCAAACAGTAGATACGCCAGGCGGAAATGAAGACTTTCCCATATACGATTCTGACGAGGAATATGACGAGAACTACGAGCTGGAAGAGGCCCGAAGAATAGGTGGATGGCACTATTACCGTGTACTGTTGTCATCAAAGGCCCATGCCGCTGCTTCGAAGACTTGGAGCGTCTTGAAGCACGTTGTTCCACACCCCCACGGAACCCAAGTGCCTCGATCCGCCAGACTTGAAACCCTCTTCGGTAGCGGTAGAGTTCAAACCAAGAGGTTCAGAGCTCCTCCTGGCAAGAAGATTTATGTTCCGGTTCGCGTCGAGCCCAAGGTATATTTTGCCGCCGAGAGAACATTCCTTGGATGG CTCGAATACTCCATTTACATCAGCACCATTGCCACAACTCTTCTCAACTTTGGAGACCACCCGACACCTACGGCGTTTTGGATCGCTGGCGTCTTCACCTTCTTAGCCATCTTCAGCCTTTTCTATTCCGTCGGAATTTACCTCTACCGCAGCCGGTCCATTCGTAACCGTAAGGCGGCTCGATACTACGACCGCTGGGGCCCCAGCGTCCTCTGCACTGCCCTGTTTGTGGCTGCCGCTTTCAACTTTGTATATGAAGGCCGGGAGAGGAAATACTGGTAA
- a CDS encoding uncharacterized protein (EggNog:ENOG41~TransMembrane:2 (o703-727i747-763o)), whose translation MLIAKDLKAINKNWTSLRSRGQSPQVGPGVVVMKFGEQLRSSIIREYQWYYIDYNGLKGELKDASGPLAGNGTGSRQWTENDETRFVGKLEAELEKVHTKQQVKAMEISRRIAVSEREVKEVVSRLNERGLGEEGPSEEEFLLLEEDLSDIIADVHDLAKFVQLNYTGFYKIIKKHDKMTGWHLRPAFDTRLKAKPFYKENYDASVIKLSKLYDLVRTRGNPVKGDSAAGGSQASFIRQTTKYWVHPDNVTELKLIILKHLPVLVFNASKEFEQQDQAITSIYYDNPEKWDLYEGRLKKTEGAEAIRLRWYGGMKTETIFVERKTHREDWTGEKSVKARFSIKEKNVNAYMKGELLPAAIFEKARKEGKKSEKAIAEDERLASEIQYSVLKHGYKPVCRSFYNRTAFQLPADARVRISLDTELTMVREDNLDGRTRSGDNWRRMDIGVDYPFSQLPPEDVERFPYAILEVKLQTQVGQEPPEWIRQLISSHLVEAVPKFSKFIHGTATLFPTRIKLLPFWMPQMDVDIRKPVTHDFGIRRPDISGTTTTSDDEEELDSDEEELATARRAAGNGESSRQGGRLRAVAADTEGQTVDTPGGNEDFPIYDSDEEYDENYELEEARRIGGWHYYRVLLSSKAHAAASKTWSVLKHVVPHPHGTQVPRSARLETLFGSGRVQTKRFRAPPGKKIYVPVRVEPKVYFAAERTFLGWLEYSIYISTIATTLLNFGDHPTPTAFWIAGVFTFLAIFSLFYSVGIYLYRSRSIRNRKAARYYDRWGPSVLCTALFVAAAFNFVYEGRERKYW comes from the exons ATGCTGATTGCGAAAGAtctcaaggccatcaacaAGAATTGGACATCGCTGAGATCCCGAGGTCAATCGCCCCAGGTCGGACCaggcgtcgtcgtcatgaAGTTCGGCGAACAGTTACGGTCAAGCATCATCCGAGAGTACCAGTGGTACTACATCGATTACAATGGACTGAAGGGCGAGCTGAAGGACGCCTCGGGCCCTCTCGCCGGCAACGGCACTGGCTCCAGGCAGTGGACCGAGAACGACGAGACGCGCTTTGTGGGCAAGCTGGAGGCGGAGCTCGAAAAAGTCCATACCAAGCAGCAGGTCAAGGCTATGGAGATTTCTCGCCGCATTGCTGTCAGCGAGCGCGAGGTCAAGGAGGTCGTGAGCCGATTGAATGAGCGCGGCCTTGGAGAGGAGGGCCCCAGCGAAGAGGAgttcttgctgctggaggaggatCTGAGTGACATCATTGCCGACGTTCACGACCTGGCCAAGTTCGTTCAGCTCAATTATACCGGCTTctataagattattaaaaagcacgAT AAAATGACTGGATGGCATCTTCGACCTGCCTTCGATACTCGACTCAAGGCCAAGCCTTTCTACAAAGAAAACTACGACGCGTCCGTCATCAAGCTGTCTAAGCTGTACGATCTCGTCCGAACCCGAGGCAACCCCGTTAAAGGTGACAGCGCCGCCGGTGGCTCTCAAGCCAGCTTTATCCGACAAACGACTAAATACTGGGTGCATCCCGATAATGTCACCGAATTGAAGCTCATTATCCTCAAGCATTTGCCTGTTTTGGTTTTCAATGCTAGCAAAGAGTttgagcagcaagatcaGGCAATTACGTCAATCTACTACGATAACCCCGAGAAGTGGGATCTTTACGAGGGCCGATTGAAAAAGACGGAGGGTGCAGAGGCTATTCGACTTCGTTGGTACGGTGGTATGAAGACTGAGACCATTTTCGTTGAGCGCAAGACTCACCGAGAGGACTGGACTGGAGAAAAATCTGTCAAGGCTCGATTTTcgatcaaggagaagaatgtTAATGCTTACATGAAAGGCGAGCTGCTGCCCGCTGCCATTTTCGAGAAAGCACGCAAGGAGGGTAAGAAATCAGAAAAGGCCATTGCTGAGGACGAGAGGCTCGCTTCAGAAATCCAGTACTCAGTTTTGAAGCACGGATACAAGCCGGTCTGCCGCTCTTTCTATAACCGAACTGCTTTCCAGCTACCTGCCGACGCCCGAGTGCGAATTTCATTGGACACCGAGTTGACAATGGTTCGAGAAGATAATCTGGATGGCCGTACTCGCTCTGGCGACAACTGGAGACGTATGGACATTGGTGTCGACTACCCATTTTCTCAGCTTCCTCCTGAGGATGTTGAGCGCTTCCCTTACGCCATTCTTGAAGTGAAGCTCCAGACTCAAGTGGGACAAGAGCCGCCGGAGTGGATCAGACAGCTCATTTCATCTCATTTGGTTGAAGCTGTCCCCAAGTTCTCCAAATTCATCCACGGCACAGCGACTCTGTTCCCCACCCGCATCAAGCTGCTCCCTTTTTGGATGCCCCAGATGGATGTCGACATTCGCAAGCCCGTCACCCATGATTTCGGCATTCGTCGACCTGATATATCCGGAACAACCACTACGTcagatgacgaggaagagcTTGATTCTGATGAGGAAGAATTGGCCACGGCTCGTCGTGCTGCCGGCAATGGTGAATCTAGCAGACAGGGAGGTAGGCTTCGTGCTGTTGCTGCGGATACGGAAGGCCAAACAGTAGATACGCCAGGCGGAAATGAAGACTTTCCCATATACGATTCTGACGAGGAATATGACGAGAACTACGAGCTGGAAGAGGCCCGAAGAATAGGTGGATGGCACTATTACCGTGTACTGTTGTCATCAAAGGCCCATGCCGCTGCTTCGAAGACTTGGAGCGTCTTGAAGCACGTTGTTCCACACCCCCACGGAACCCAAGTGCCTCGATCCGCCAGACTTGAAACCCTCTTCGGTAGCGGTAGAGTTCAAACCAAGAGGTTCAGAGCTCCTCCTGGCAAGAAGATTTATGTTCCGGTTCGCGTCGAGCCCAAGGTATATTTTGCCGCCGAGAGAACATTCCTTGGATGG CTCGAATACTCCATTTACATCAGCACCATTGCCACAACTCTTCTCAACTTTGGAGACCACCCGACACCTACGGCGTTTTGGATCGCTGGCGTCTTCACCTTCTTAGCCATCTTCAGCCTTTTCTATTCCGTCGGAATTTACCTCTACCGCAGCCGGTCCATTCGTAACCGTAAGGCGGCTCGATACTACGACCGCTGGGGCCCCAGCGTCCTCTGCACTGCCCTGTTTGTGGCTGCCGCTTTCAACTTTGTATATGAAGGCCGGGAGAGGAAATACTGGTAA
- the RMT2 gene encoding Arginine N-methyltransferase 2: MPSPIDDSLQARISPECPQETRDILYHAWGHDRSGLKKLLNERGKASIQDPRTGETPLHAAIRACGPADEPTEGEEEQEEDGSVEEAREVIQDLFLNGAIWNDVDANNETPGCVAYRLGRKALYNLCVDAGVRAELLFALMDGYEELSSGEEEDDNEDADEVMAEQEEAAAAAATAAAEAKAQDGDVDAEEPLKFIPPDANEIPVTSEEYLKSKLTYDDDKLLDSDLNGVMMAWETDIMRRSVAALIPGEEQGKRVLNIGFGMGIIDGMFADLKPSKHHIIEAHPAVLEHISKPDSKFGSEWEKSGPEEGAYKVFVGKWQDVVLQLLEQGELYDAIYFDTFGEDYSQLRTFFMEHVPGLLDQEGRFSFFNGLGADRRICYDVYTKVVEMHCADAGLDVEWEESDVDMEKLDEDGEGEWKGVRRRYWTLDKYRLPVCTFMG; this comes from the exons ATGCCGTCGCCAATTGACGACTCTCTCCAAGCCCGCATTTCCCCCGAATGCCCCCAAGAGACTCGCGATATCCTATACCATGCATGGGGCCATGACCGAAGCGGCCTAAAGAAGCTCCTCAACGAGCGCGGCAAGGCCAGCATCCAGGATCCCAGGACTGGCGAGACCCCGCTTCATGCTGCGATCCGAGCCTGCGGTCCTGCCGACGAACCGActgaaggggaagaagagcaggaagaagatggtagCGTAGAAGAGGCTAGAGAGGTCATTCAGGATCTGTTCCTCAACGGAGCCATCTGGAATGATGTCGATGCCAACAACGAGACTCCCGGCTGCGTTGCCTACCGACTCGGTCGCAAGGCCCTGTATAACCTCTGCGTCGATGCTGGCGTCCGCGCAGAGCTTCTGTTTGCCCTGATGGACGGCTACGAGGAGCTCTCTtccggcgaagaagaagacgacaacGAAGACGCCGACGAGGTCATGGCAGAGCAAgaggaagctgctgctgctgccgccactgCTGCCGCCGAAGCAAAGGCTCAAGACGGCGACGTCGATGCCGAAGAGCCCCTCAAGTTCATTCCTCCCGATGCCAACGAGATACCTGTCACCAGCGAAGAATACCTAAAATCCAAACTCACctacgacgacgacaagctCCTCGACTCCGACCTCAACGGCGTCATGATGGCCTGGGAAACCGACATCATGCGCCGCTCCGTCGCCGCCCTCATCCCCGGCGAGGAGCAGGGCAAGCGCGTCCTCAACATCGGCTTCGGCATGGGCATCATAGACGGCATGTTTGCAGACCTAAAGCCGTCAAAACACCACATCATCGAGGCGCACCCGGCCGTCCTGGAGCACATCTCCAAGCCCGACTCCAAGTTCGGGTCCGAATGGGAGAAGAGCGGGCCTGAGGAGGGCGCTTACAAGGTTTTTGTCGGTAAATGGCAAGATGTGGTCCTCCAGCTCTTGGAGCAGGGTGAGCTCTATGACGCCATCTACTTTGACACCTTTGGCGAGGACTATTCACAGCTGCGCACGTTCTTTATGGAGCATGTCCCCGGATTGTTGGATCAAGAGGGACGgttcagcttcttcaacgGTCTTGGCGCAGACCGGAGGATATGCTACGACGTGTACACAAAAGTTGTGGAGATGCACTGCGCAGATGCTGGTCTGGATGTGGAATGGGAAGAGAGCGACGTTGACATGGAGAAACTGGACGAAGACGGCGAAGGAGAGTGGAAGGGAGTTCGGCGACGATACTGGACATTAGACA AGTATCGACTACCTGTATGCACCTTTATGGGTTAA